The following nucleotide sequence is from Pagrus major chromosome 13, Pma_NU_1.0.
ggCTCAATCAAATCTGTCCcaagtaaaaaatgtttaatttgtgattacagtCTGCAAAACTGAGAAGAATAGTTTGTAAGAGCCAAGTGAGAGTATAACATATGTAACTGcatgttgactgttgttttttactttctttaaatagagaatgctttgacattatgtaagtaaaatgtgcatttctttattaattaattatatatttttatattttattattcatctttattatttattgcgttGTAGTTTATacttgcatcatcatcagtatgcTCTGCTGCACATTGCATTGCACACTGGCAGtaagtgaaaatgtcattaagcGGGTAATTTAACGCCAAAATACCTTtagaattgcatttaaaaatacatgccattaaaatatgaaacttgtATCACAACTCTGTCTCGAAAAAAAGTCATCCTGGAGTCGTTTAATTCACTTTTCCGATCACGTTTAGCCCCGTTCAGAGCTGTCATTAAGCCAACAGGCATCCTCGCTCCCGAGACACAGCGGGACCGCGCTTGGGAGTTCACGCACACAGCTGTGACGTCACCATGGAAAATGAGACTTTGGGGGGGCTTTTCTGGCctttagaaaactttttgacGGTTTAAAAGTCCATGGCTTAAAAATATGGAATACAAAGATTAGCAATTAACAGTGGTTACAGCTGCAGGTGTCCTGagaacagttttacaggctTCTCTTTTACTATTACGGTCTATGGGAAAAATGCTTTCTGGGCCCCATgggattttttgttgcaataccacgagtggccactgggaaaaATCGTCGTGTCTGCTGAGAGGCGGCGTCATATCCAGGTCTTCTTATAGATCCATGCTACGGTGGCGGAATCTTCATGACTGATTTGACCTTTGCCCTCTACACGTAGTAGCTGACGTTGTAATGCGTGTGGTCTGCAGGGGGCGCGCTATGGATATATTTGGAGAAGGACAAAGTGTCCATTCATACAAGAAGAGCTGTTATAAATCCAGTTTGTTTGAAAGTGAGCACTCATTTTCCCAGTTCTTCATCTTGTTTGTATCCATCAGTTTTACATACGTGTGTTGCTGTACAGATTTCAACCCCAGCCCTTACTTTCAGTTGAGGGTTTGGCATAATGATGGGGAACAGAGCATTGCTTTTCAATATTGAAGAATAATTTTATTAAGTGCAGGTGTTGCAGTCACTAAGATTTGAGcaggaagaaattcaaaccaaGCAAAACAGTAATAAAATAAGCAGTAAAGTAACAAACAAGGAATAATAAAAGATATTTATACATCAGATGTGTGCAagatatacaaaaaaaatctatagCTCGCATTACATGCGATGTTTAATTACTGCAtcattttaaatgctgttttctcttttatgaAAAGCTCTTATTTGCAGTAATTTGCAAGTCTTACAATTCAAATAAAACCAATGCCAGTTCTATGGTAAACCAATCCAGTATAAGCAGAATGCATTATTTAGCAGCAATAAGCAAattgtttcacaaaaaaacaaaaaaaaacaaacaaacaatacaatgGAATGGTTTGACTGTATATTGTTATTCAAGTCTTTGCTTAGTCCAAAGCACCATTTTATCAAGATAGAGCATTCTTTTTCATGCATTAACATATAATGTACAATTATCTTACACCATAAACTCTTCCCAGTGTTTTTGATTGTCCTGAATTTCAATGCGTGTCACTCCAGCCCCACAAAAaacttcaaaaaacacaaatgaacctTTCAGTGCAGTTACAAAATGTAGTTTCACCAGAATTTCACTGTAATTCCACAGAGATGTAAAACGTATATGATAAGGCAATTCATGAACATgtacaaaagcaaaacacacactgagattAAACTGCTACAGCTAAGTGTGTCCACTATGGAGTTGGTCAATCCTGTCATGAGATTTGCAAGCAGGAAAAATAACAGCTGATTCCTGCTGACAGCTTGAACCATGCAGCGTCTTTCCATTTCACCTGTCTTTTTCTCAGAGACTGACTCGgattgttttttacacaaattcCACGATGAGGGTACTAACTGACAGCCTGATGTTCTTTtggaaaacagcaaaacaatatCAGCGAAACCAAGGCaggacataaaaaacaaagactggGCAACGCTCCAGATGGAGAAAGGTAAATTAGCTATGCGACGAGACACTGGCTCCACCAGTGTCTGGCATATGTACAAAGCAGTGTACAGGACCACACTTCCCAACAAGAGGCTGGAAAGTGCTTTGAGCCACTGTCTAACCTGGGATCTTGGTTGCATCACATACAGTCCCACCTGAACTCCTGCCAAGTAGATGGCTACATAGCCCACTACAGAGAATATGCCCTCCTTGTTAGCATGCAAAAAGTCCTTTTCTCTGTCATTGTTGTGGATAATGAAGGCCTTGAGCTCTGATGTCTCCAGAGCGTACTGATAAAACCCGCTGATCAGAAGGGCAAAGACCCACGACTTACTGGCTGGTAGCACAGCCAAAATCATAGAGGCCCCAACTCTGACGATAGCTagtgtgaagaagaaattcCAGTGGACGCCATACTCTGTCACATGCTCCTGGTAACCGCTCATTTTCAAGCTCACCAGCCTTCCCATGCCAAGAACCACCAGGGGCCAGACAGACAGGAGCTGCTTTGTGATATGATTCATCCTGGATCCTGAGATGTGCTTCCTCCGTGCCTCTGGACAGACAAGGGCATTTGCAAAGACATACGCTCCAACCCCAAAGTCCATAACCCCTGTACCATAGGTTTCTGTTTTAGCATATCGCCTTGGGAAGACACTAAAGTCTACTGCAAGGATGCTGATGGTCGTTTTTACATTTACAAGCACTCGGAAGATGGTCACAAAGGGAACCTGGTTGACTTGAATGTGACTCTGAAGGAAGGAGCTGACAGTGTTCTGTGGGTGCCCAGCAGAAGGATGGCTGCTGGTGCGACAGATATAGCAAATCACACAAGCCGAAACAATGGTCAGGCTTATGATGACATGGTGAAGAATGCTGCTCAGAACGGTGCATGACAGGACGAGGGGGAGAATCAGAACAGAGAAGTCAAGAAGTAGGTGAGAAATCAGTGGGAGCGGCAGTGGAAGAAACCCTTTGGCCTGATGGTAGAGGATCAGAATGAGTCCTCTGTTGATGAGGCAGAGCGGGGCGAGAAACGAGCCCAGTGCCACCTCCTGCAGACTGGTCCCATTCAGATTACTGACAAACGCCTCCTTCAGTTCCTTCTGAGACATGGCCTgcaaacaataaattaatattttactaCATGAGAGAAAGATGGCTTTACCTGGAGACAAATACATATACAATACATATGAATAAGCTCAATAGACAGTAGAAAAAGAACAACATTTAGGACACTATGGCAGAAACCATAGTGAATTTACAAGAAATGGGTACAAAGGTGTAACCTAATTGCATAATTTATTCAACTCTGGACGTAACTTACTGATTTTCAGCGAAAACAACCTTCGTTTGTTAGCGTGTACAGTGTACGAAAGCACACTAAGTTACTCTTCATGATAAAATGCTACCTTCCAGACAGTATTTCACAAGCACTCACCATGAGAGAAGTTAGCTTAATTCTCTCATCTATACTACGACACTTAATAGCATTATACAGGTAGTCGTCTGTATAGTTATTTTTACTCACCACGGGTTTATGTCTTCGGCGTGGGAAATGCAAATTCACGAAAAAACCTGTTTTACAGCATTCTTGTTTACAGTCGTTTGAAACTCAACCATGTTCATATGAACGTTGTTGGAGCTCCTGCACTTACTTCCGGATTCGGCTCCATGCTGCATTCATTCAGCTCGGATTTCTGGAAACTTCGAACCTTAACCGGGACTTCAGTTTTAAGCATGTTTTGCAACTATTCTGAAAAAAAGCATTAGTTCTTGCCTTAGTGTAAGTATTTCATGAATATGACGGCCAAAGAGCATGGTTGAGTATCTATTTCAGAACACTGATAAATGCAGCATGACTATTAATGTTAGAGACGACGTTTCGTTACATGGAAAACTAGATATTAATTGAGAAATATATATAGTCCCAATTTTAAGTCAAATTATGAGACATTATGAAAAATAAGTGCTTCAGAGTTATAAGGTTAAAAAAATCTCAGCCTGTATCAGCCGGTCGCTGACAGCTGGGCCCGTGAAGTATCTAGAAGCGGGCGGGAATAAGTGTGCGAGGTTTGGGAGTCTGGGAGGCAGTCGGACAGCCAGCAGGCAGGCACAGGAAGTTGTCCTTGAGGAATTCGTGACTGTAATGGAAAATAATAAGGTTCAGGCAGGCGGGTTCAGGACTGTATGGTGGAACGACCAAAGCTCATGTTAAGTAGGATTTAGGGATAGTTTTGATCAAAGTGTTTCGGATGAGTTTGACGACAGACACGACGTTAACGGTCAAATCAATGAGTTCTGCGGACCAGCGACGTAAAGGAGCAGCGTACAAGAATGGAGGGGGGACGGTGAGTCGGGACACGGGGAACACCCGTCCACAATTTCTATCAACTGGTGGTTTAGAGTTTTTCCTTCTTGGTTTATGAAATGTAAAGTTATCGACAGCTGAAGTTAAGTTGACCTCGAGTTACTTTGTCGACCTGTAACGTTACCGGTGCTCAGTTTTGATTGGTTGGTTCTAATTCAAACGCATATTTGTGACCTAATAACAACACCGTAATGTGGTTTTAATTTGCCAGAGGCATaaagtatttataatataattGTTCCTACAACGCGTGTAGCAAATGACGCCAAACTTGCTTAGTAGAATATCTAGCAACACATTTCTCCATTGCTTTTAGAAAAGCTAATATAGCTATGCTAACGAGTCTGACAGAGGGCTGTCAAAATGTTATGGGACACTTTTGGTCTTTAAGTGTCTATTTTCTATCAGTGCTCAAAATACTTGGATACCTGTAGTGTCTCATGCCTGGCAGTAGTTGCCAGTTTGCCAGTAGTAAGATTGACTAAATGATCAGATTTTTGACTGGAGATTGGCATGAGAACAGTAGACAATGATGTGGGCTACTCACACAGGTGTCACATAAcctacatttgttaagggattGTTCTTGATCTACCTGTGCATGATGTTTGTacttgtgtgtttattgttcagCCACCTGCTGCTTTCTAAAATCATAACATAACCCACTGCAATAACTTGAGAATTGTGTCctcataattattatttatatagtATTATTAGGTATTAAATTCACGACCTTAAGACTTAATACATGGTTTAAAGTGACCTCACAGAATGATTGGATAAAGGCTACCTGCCATTGGATTAATCCTGTCTGCGCAAATTAAGCACCTCAGAGTGTTGACAGTTGTCAGGCGGACAGCAGGTTCAGGCCATGTGATCTTAGCAGGATAAAGCAGACTTGCATTCGTCAGTCCTGAGTGATTGTGACTGAATGGAATATACATGTCATATTGATCGAAGTGGTTCTGCACAAATGCATGTCGCAGTTACCCATGTGAGGCTATAAGCTGTAAAATAAACCACGGTGTCAGTGAAAAAGGCATGCAATGCGAGAATAAAGACTTGATTTGTATATGCATTTTGTATGATGTTTGACAGCTCTCTCAAAGCCAAGAATAAAACTAGAACATTTCATTGCATGAGATGGAATATTTATAGGCGCTTCATAGGTCAAGAACATTTGACAGATTTATGTATGACATTTTGATACCAAAAGTAAGACCTGTTTTGTGAGTATGGAGCTTGGAAatctgcctttattttgaaaatacttCATTTTCCTTGAATCAAACCTGTTGAAAACTGGCACGAATAGACTTCGACATCATTCTGGCATCAGATGTTTGGGAACAGATCTCTGGTTTCTGACTTCTGGAGAAcagtgtttatgttttaatatgtgTCTTACATTGGGGCAATAACGCAACGAAATATGCATGAAAACACAACTCAACTCTGCTTTTCTATCCATAATGCTCTAAAATTCAagacttttctttgtttaaaaaaaaatcttacaaaTGTGTCCACCCGTGGGCATTTACTTGGCATGACTGACAAGGTGTCACTTCATAATTTCAAACCTAACatccctcctgtgtgtgtgtacctcacATTTTGCCTTTCACATAGGTGAGAGGATTTGTCCAGAAAGTCCATTCTACTCGCCCATCCCTAAATGACTCACTGGAGGGAGAAATTCAGGCCTTCCTCATCGATGAAGACCAACTCCACACTTATGATGACCTCACCAAAGTCAACCCAGTGACGCCAACAACGGGTAACACATTGGGCTATATCACTTGATAAACATGATGCATGATGGGGCTTTGTCCTTCTAGTGCCTACTGTTTTAAGGATTTCATTAGTTATACATTTTTAGTAGTTTTGATCAACAAATTAAACCGTACACTTAATACGGTGGCATGAATCTTGAAATCTCCATGACTAAATGTCAGTGAaagctgaatgttttatttgttgcatAAACTCTGCCTTTATTTACAAATACGCAGCCAGTGTGACACAGTGTTTTCCAGCTCGAGTCACCTTGGACTGCAGCATTTGCTGTGTATTATTTAACCAAGTCAAGATAAAATCTGCatggaggacaaaaaaaaaaaagaaaatgcatgaaTGATTTCAGTGTGACCAAAATGCTGCAGTATACACAATCATAGGGAGGGAACAATGGTCATTCAAGTGAGCAAACCCTGGGGCATGATTTACTTTGCACACACATGcctccaaaaaataaaatcatagtTTCGccattgtttttgttgacatgACAATGCAGTGTCATTGGTATTATGTAAGAAAAAATTGGCGTGGGAAACAGTTGAGTGTTTTTGGTGAAACCAAAAACGCGATTGGTTAGGATAAATATATTGTTTCTATGCATGTTTGCACCATGTGGGGGTGACATTAGGTAAAGTGAACAAGTTTGTGGGAAAGAGAAATTTAAACATACGTTCAGTGTGAATCCCAGAAAAGAATCACTCAGGacaataaaatgtaatcttTCATAATATTTTGTCTGTGGTTGCCATGCTCATTTCCACCCAATAGATGTTCCTCTGTGAGAGGCTCTAGCTGTTAAACCACCCATAGAAATTGAAAGTTGAACTGTGTGCTTTAATCGATTGCCATCATGTTTCAGGCTGATTAGATGCTTCACAGTGGACGTAACCACTTTgtgcttgttaaaaaaaagttatattctCATTAAATGCTTTGGGGCATGTGAGAACACATCTCTAAGAGCACTGTTAGTGCAGTTAAGTTGGAGTCTCTACTCAGAGGGATTTAAATTAGatgaaatattgtccatgtaaaacagcatgaaattgctGAAGAATATTTTCTTAAAAAGCCCTTTGATTACTCATTACTCACTCATCTGTTATTTTATATAGTCAAGGATTTttattataaacaaacatttctttgcCGGTTAAATGCTTCTGTTTTATCATGCCTCATGTGGTTATCATCTGTAAAATATTGGTTGGTCTGTTCTTTTTATGTTAATACCTAATGTCATTCAATGTTTTTCCTCTGGTAGTGTTGAAATGCCTGCAGGCCAGGTACAGTGTGAAGGTGTTTTACACCCATGCCGGCTGCACGTTGGTGGCTCTGAACCCCTTCCAGCCAATCCCAGACCTCTACTCTCTGGATGTGATGAAGGAGTATCACTGTGCTCCTCAGCCCCAGGTATTTACAAAGTCACAGGTGTCTCTCAGTGTAGGATTAACCAGAACTGGCACCACAAGTGTGCCAGCGATCAATATTTCATCAGTATGTTTCATATTTACCAACTTTGCTGAGTGTTAAAGTGCATAAAACATCAGCCTTGCTATTTTGTGGTAACTTCAAACATACATTTCTGTCAACAGGAGTTCAAACCACATATCTTTATTGTGGCGGAAGGAGCCTACAGGAATGTCCGGGGCCAGCAGGCTCCAGTGAACCAATCTTTGGTGGTCAGCGGTGAGAGTGGTGCAGGAAAGGTAAACCAACACATTTTGTGTTAACCTTAAAGAATTAATGTAACCTACTACAGTACATCAACAAGGGCTTTAAACTGTGTAAGTTGGGTATTGACCAattacagtatactgtatatgggCTAAGCAGATTAGGAattttaagctgttttttttttctcaagaatTTTAAGTCTTGTGTGAGTCATTCCCTGAATAATATTAATGCATATTTATCAGCAAAGAGTTGTTCAGTATTCCCTTTTTGTTGTTACAAGATTGGAATACTGTTCCTGTTCCAAACATTCTCTGTTTCCTGCCTTtcaaaatgtgaggatttgttgctttgaATATTGAATTTCTTTTCAGCTCTGGGAACTTGAGATGGACATCTCTTCTCTATTATCTAACATTGTTAATTAGTCAGTCTCTGTAAATTGGGTGACAGGATTAgtagtaatgataataatttgtcTCTTTAAAGACGTGGACATCTCGTTGTCTGATGAAATACTATGCCACGGTGGCAGCCTCCTCCTCAGTGGTGCAGAGTCAGGACACAGTGGACAGAATAGAGAGGAGGGTGCTGGACTCCAACCCCATCATGGAAGCTTTCGGTGAGTAAACTGATTGCTGGTGTCCTTGTTAATGGGAAAATAACCACTATAAGCAGTCACTGTGTTAACACTCTCCCCTCCATGTAGGCAATGCCTGCACGCTACGGAACAACAACAGCAGTCGCTTTGGAAAGTACATCCAGCTCCAGCTGGACAGGTAAAACTGAGCCTGCTGCAATGTATGCACGTACTTTAATACAAGTTGTTCATCAGTTTAATTTGTTCAACATGTTGTTTGTTACATAAAGGTGTCAGCTGTTGGTGGGGGCATCAGTACAGACATATTTGCTAGAGAAGACCAGGGTGGCCTGTCAACCAGCTAATGAGAGGAACTTCCACATCTTTTATCAGGTCAGTTAACAGGGCTCATACAGTCATCTGGTATTTGAGTTTGATATTAACACATTCATAAGTAATTCAGATGTTAATGCTGAGAGCATATTGTTTTTCAGATGATGAAAGGGGCCACAGACGAGCAGAGAAAGGAGTGGAAGATGTCTCATGGCCAACGTTTTGCCTGGCTGCCAAATTCTGAAAAAACAGTAGAAGGTTGGTctatatttttaatgtgtattcATCCATTTTTGGCGTCTGTGCTATAATTGTCTGTGATTCGCACAAGTAACTGCTgctcatttaatgttttatagaGGACTGTTTTCAGGAGACTATTGAGGCGATGGTTCATCTGGGCATTAATGCAGAAAGGCAGAGACAGATTTTCAGGGTAATGTATTGTATCATTGGGCACACTTTACTTTAACCCAACAATTAATTAATAGTCACACTATAATGTAGTTCTAAGCAGATGTAATGGCAattcaagtgtttattaatgcACAGTACTTGTCATTTAATCCCATTAAGACATTTTTCTATTATTACAACAGTGTTTTACTCCATTCTCATCCATTATCTGTTTATACACCAGCATCCAGCATCATGGGTGCCCACAGGAGGAGTTGTTGTTGGAGGAGGAGTTACATCTGCTTACAACTACATTATTGTCTGTTATAAAGtgtttattacattatatatttcttataaatgctaaataataataatcatcaacTTTCAGTCTTGTTTCCGTGTGCTTTTTTTGAtcatctttttttcacattttctatgTGTAAGCATAGAATTAAATTTCTCTGTCATAACGCCTTACAGGTAATAGCAGGGATTCTGCAGTTGGGAAATGTgaatttctcttcttcttcggATGAATCACAAACCTGTAACCTAGAGGAACTGTCCAAAGGTACTGAATATAATTTTGTTTAAGACATTTAATCAGTTCTAATCAATCACTTTCAGTTACTAAGTGCTTAAAATCTCCATTATTTAGAAACGTAAAGCTGATGTACTGTAGATACAAATTGTTTGATGCTCAAGGgacttattttgaaaaatttTGTATAGGATTTCATTCTGCTGGCCTGAAGAATAAATTCCCTGACAATAACTACCAACAAACCTTAAATATGTAATTAACAACCTTCCTCTCCTGCTTGTGTTTCAGACTTCTTGCAGAGggctgctgagctgctgtgcGTCCCTGCTGAGGAGCTTCAGACGTGTTTAAGAGTAAGGATGTTGAAGGCGGGGAAGCAGAGCGTAATAAAGCCCTGTTCCCAGGCAGAGTGCAGTGTGAGGAGAGACTGCCTGGCCAAAGTCATCTATGCCCAGTAAGAATGAGGATCTGATCATCAAACAGAATGTTATAAGGTTTAGTGGAAAGTGCCGGTCATGCAAgagcttgtttttgtcttgtgacTAAGACTCAGGTGTTTAAACTCCACTTTCCACCAAACACTCAAATGTGAAGCCATCTTGCCTTTTTGATTACAATAAACAGTGAGGAACATATGTACTTTAATAACTGTTTATATCATAAGCTCTTtatcttttgaaataaatgtaacacTTTATCCCAACAGATTATTTGAATGGTTGGTTACATTCATCAACAACAGCATATGTGCAGAAGAATCCACGTGGTGCAACTTCATAGGTAAGAGCATTATTGTCTTTTATGTCATTGAATGTTTAGAATTTTTTGCTCCAGTTTCTTTACATAAGCTCACacagtcctctcctctcctctcctctcctctcctctcctctcctctcctctcctctcctctcctctcctctcctctcctctcctccctgtgaTCCCCAGGAGTTCTTGATGTGTACGGGTTTGAGTGTTTCCACATCAATAACCTGGAGCAGCTGTGTATCAACTACGCCAATGAgaaactgcagcagcactttGTGGCTCATTATCTCCGAGCTCAGCAGGTAGCGTCgctttgttttgcttctgtttccATGCAGAGATCTGAGCAGAGCTGTAGAGCCTCTGATGGTGAACAGCTTATTGTGTCGATGTTCAGGCCTCAGACattcaagaggcttcttcaaTCTTTATGAAATCTGTCATTGGAAAAAACAGAGCATCTTTTTGCACCTTGTTTTATGTGAGAAACTGATTTTGTACttgaatatttatgtttatttgtgctTCTCCCAGGAGGAATATGTGTCAGAGGGGTTGCAGTGGTCCTTTGTCAAGTACCAAGACAACCAGAGCTGTCTGGATCTTATAGAAGGGAGccctgtcagtgtgttttctcttcttaaCGAGGTATGCTGccctttgtctgtctgttgctTACTGTTGCCCCGTTCACATTTCTTACCTTTTGTCATACTGCTTGTGTAAGATActcttgttctttgtttttctattgtcTAAAGCATTTGTCTGCTAGCTACGTGCCATTTGCTTGTGTGCCAGATTGTATGTTATT
It contains:
- the pigw gene encoding phosphatidylinositol-glycan biosynthesis class W protein is translated as MSQKELKEAFVSNLNGTSLQEVALGSFLAPLCLINRGLILILYHQAKGFLPLPLPLISHLLLDFSVLILPLVLSCTVLSSILHHVIISLTIVSACVICYICRTSSHPSAGHPQNTVSSFLQSHIQVNQVPFVTIFRVLVNVKTTISILAVDFSVFPRRYAKTETYGTGVMDFGVGAYVFANALVCPEARRKHISGSRMNHITKQLLSVWPLVVLGMGRLVSLKMSGYQEHVTEYGVHWNFFFTLAIVRVGASMILAVLPASKSWVFALLISGFYQYALETSELKAFIIHNNDREKDFLHANKEGIFSVVGYVAIYLAGVQVGLYVMQPRSQVRQWLKALSSLLLGSVVLYTALYICQTLVEPVSRRIANLPFSIWSVAQSLFFMSCLGFADIVLLFSKRTSGCQLVPSSWNLCKKQSESVSEKKTGEMERRCMVQAVSRNQLLFFLLANLMTGLTNSIVDTLSCSSLISVCVLLLYMFMNCLIIYVLHLCGITVKFW
- the myo19 gene encoding unconventional myosin-XIX, whose protein sequence is MSLTTDTTLTVKSMSSADQRRKGAAYKNGGGTVRGFVQKVHSTRPSLNDSLEGEIQAFLIDEDQLHTYDDLTKVNPVTPTTVLKCLQARYSVKVFYTHAGCTLVALNPFQPIPDLYSLDVMKEYHCAPQPQEFKPHIFIVAEGAYRNVRGQQAPVNQSLVVSGESGAGKTWTSRCLMKYYATVAASSSVVQSQDTVDRIERRVLDSNPIMEAFGNACTLRNNNSSRFGKYIQLQLDRCQLLVGASVQTYLLEKTRVACQPANERNFHIFYQMMKGATDEQRKEWKMSHGQRFAWLPNSEKTVEEDCFQETIEAMVHLGINAERQRQIFRVIAGILQLGNVNFSSSSDESQTCNLEELSKDFLQRAAELLCVPAEELQTCLRVRMLKAGKQSVIKPCSQAECSVRRDCLAKVIYAQLFEWLVTFINNSICAEESTWCNFIGVLDVYGFECFHINNLEQLCINYANEKLQQHFVAHYLRAQQEEYVSEGLQWSFVKYQDNQSCLDLIEGSPVSVFSLLNEESRLNRASDAKTLRIRMEKELCNNGNISWDKFSKEPHFTVAHYAGKVNYQIQGIVEKNKDPVPPELINLLQKSDNPLLHQIFTDKEADNTTSKGLSKVTVVSKFKNSLESLMKILHTTTPHYTRCIKPNPDCKPLTFKKEEVIMQLEACGIVETIHISAAGFPIRIPFEDFIQRYGLIAKYSNFKSGSLSVDLEADNNDNLRQEVEKLLYFVLRHEATDPLYNHNSWVHCGRTKVFLTQSMLDLLEGQRKMILSQCAFTIQCCWLRYQRRIRNARRQSATLIQAAVRSWLVRKEVHRWHRAASVIQNTWRKWRALLKTLAEAELDDAEDLQEDMPALNPVIRERGSVQLSNIQEPVTVRGWPMGLALASAPSITVSLTATGFQKMMSVMASLNLPSRRGEYKVETNQYTRGLASIRAQPKGSVKLHCQRSPLLYADRQPGKKCDVTGFNEILLDKTL